One region of Streptomyces sp. CG4 genomic DNA includes:
- the egtD gene encoding L-histidine N(alpha)-methyltransferase — translation MSPLLVTRTLPEDATDAALRADVLNGLTDQPKWLPPKWFYDARGSELFEQITELPEYYPTRAEREILATRSGEIAAASGARTLIELGSGSSEKTRHLLDALAPTAYVPVDVSESALTQAGQALVQDHPDLEVHALIADFTAPLTLPSTPGPRLVAFLGGTIGNLLPDERAKFLSSVRSLLLPGDGLLLGTDLVKDERVLVRAYDDAAGVTAAFNKNVLAVVDRELGADFDPDAFDHVALWDAEREWIEMRLRSRVAQTVKVPALDLAVDFAAGEELCTEVSAKFRRDGVTAELAAAELELTHWWTDTEGRFALSLSVVR, via the coding sequence GTGAGCCCCCTTCTTGTCACCCGCACTCTCCCCGAGGACGCGACGGACGCCGCGCTGCGCGCCGACGTCCTGAACGGCCTCACCGACCAGCCCAAGTGGCTGCCGCCGAAGTGGTTCTACGACGCGCGCGGCAGCGAGCTGTTCGAGCAGATCACCGAGCTGCCCGAGTACTACCCCACCCGTGCCGAGCGGGAGATCCTGGCCACCCGGTCCGGCGAGATCGCCGCGGCGAGCGGCGCCCGTACGCTGATCGAGCTCGGCTCGGGCTCCTCGGAGAAGACCCGTCATCTCCTCGACGCGCTCGCGCCCACGGCGTACGTCCCGGTCGACGTCAGCGAGAGCGCCCTGACCCAGGCCGGGCAGGCGCTCGTCCAGGACCACCCGGACCTCGAAGTCCACGCCCTGATCGCCGACTTCACGGCTCCGCTCACCCTGCCCTCCACTCCCGGGCCGCGGCTGGTGGCGTTCCTCGGCGGCACGATCGGCAACCTGCTGCCCGACGAGCGCGCGAAGTTCCTGTCCTCCGTGCGCTCGCTGCTCCTGCCGGGCGACGGGCTGCTGCTCGGCACGGACCTCGTCAAGGACGAGCGGGTGCTGGTCCGGGCGTACGACGACGCGGCCGGGGTGACGGCCGCGTTCAACAAGAACGTACTGGCCGTCGTCGACCGCGAACTGGGCGCCGACTTCGACCCGGACGCCTTCGACCACGTGGCACTGTGGGACGCCGAGCGGGAGTGGATCGAGATGCGGCTGCGCTCGCGTGTCGCGCAGACCGTGAAGGTGCCCGCGCTGGACCTCGCCGTGGACTTCGCGGCGGGCGAGGAGCTGTGCACGGAGGTGTCGGCAAAGTTCCGCAGGGACGGAGTGACCGCGGAACTGGCCGCCGCAGAGCTGGAGTTGACCCACTGGTGGACGGACACGGAGGGCCGCTTCGCGCTGTCGCTGAGCGTGGTGCGCTGA
- a CDS encoding dodecin produces the protein MSNHTYRVTEIVGTSHEGIDQAIRNGIARADQTLRNLDWFEVTQVRGQIENGRIEHYQVGLKVGFRIEDETG, from the coding sequence ATGTCGAATCACACCTACCGGGTGACCGAGATCGTCGGCACCTCGCACGAGGGCATCGACCAGGCCATCCGGAACGGCATCGCGCGCGCCGACCAGACCCTGCGCAATCTGGACTGGTTCGAAGTGACCCAGGTCCGCGGACAGATCGAGAACGGACGGATCGAGCACTACCAGGTGGGTCTGAAGGTGGGCTTCCGCATCGAGGACGAGACCGGATGA
- the ligD gene encoding non-homologous end-joining DNA ligase — translation MPVSPSVTDLFEGVPDEERTALRRAARPESPRPMPATLTERYFSDSEWIFERKLDGERCLGVRDGARTELFSRTCRPLTDTYPEITDALGRQRCADFVVDGEVVAFEGSRTSFARLQQRIGIHDPRRARASRVAVTYYVFDVLYLAGHDLTALPLRTRKALVRRALDFAPPLRFTPHRNADGEAYLRQACERGWEGVIAKLADSRCEHRRSTKWLKFKCGRRQELVIGGFTEPTGSRTGFGALLVGYYEGRRLVYAGKVGTGYDRETLDALRARMDRLERGRSPFAGSAPRERGAHGTEPRLVAEIGFTEWTDDGKLRHPRFVGLRSDKAAQGRTGGAREGWEPDMTLHKAHDQAAEIAGAGAPLLRDEADAV, via the coding sequence ATGCCCGTCTCCCCGTCTGTGACGGATCTGTTCGAGGGTGTGCCCGACGAGGAGCGCACGGCACTGCGGCGAGCGGCTCGGCCCGAGAGTCCCAGGCCGATGCCGGCGACACTGACGGAGCGTTACTTCTCGGATTCGGAGTGGATATTCGAGCGCAAGCTGGACGGGGAGCGGTGTCTGGGTGTCCGTGACGGCGCCCGGACGGAGCTGTTCTCCCGTACCTGCCGGCCGCTCACGGACACCTATCCCGAGATCACCGACGCACTCGGCCGTCAGCGCTGCGCCGACTTCGTGGTGGACGGCGAGGTCGTGGCCTTCGAGGGCTCGCGGACCAGCTTCGCGCGGCTGCAGCAGCGCATCGGGATCCACGACCCGCGCCGGGCGCGCGCCAGCCGAGTGGCGGTGACGTACTACGTGTTCGACGTGCTGTACCTGGCCGGCCACGATCTGACCGCCCTGCCCCTGCGCACCCGCAAGGCACTGGTGCGCCGCGCCCTGGACTTCGCCCCGCCGCTGCGCTTCACCCCGCACCGCAATGCCGACGGCGAGGCGTACCTGCGCCAGGCGTGCGAGCGAGGCTGGGAGGGCGTCATCGCCAAGCTCGCCGACAGCCGCTGCGAGCACCGGCGCTCGACGAAGTGGCTGAAGTTCAAGTGCGGGCGGCGGCAGGAACTGGTGATCGGCGGATTCACCGAGCCCACGGGCAGCCGCACCGGCTTCGGCGCGTTGCTGGTCGGTTACTACGAGGGGCGACGCCTCGTCTACGCGGGCAAGGTCGGTACCGGTTACGACCGCGAGACGCTCGACGCGCTGCGCGCGCGGATGGACCGCCTGGAACGCGGCCGCTCCCCCTTCGCGGGCAGCGCCCCGCGGGAGCGCGGCGCCCATGGGACCGAGCCGCGGCTCGTCGCCGAGATCGGGTTCACGGAGTGGACGGACGACGGCAAGCTGCGCCATCCCCGGTTCGTCGGACTGCGGAGCGACAAGGCCGCACAAGGTCGTACGGGAGGGGCCCGGGAAGGGTGGGAACCCGACATGACGCTCCACAAGGCCCACGACCAGGCCGCCGAGATCGCCGGCGCCGGCGCTCCGCTGCTGCGGGACGAAGCGGACGCTGTGTAA